A portion of the Oscillospiraceae bacterium genome contains these proteins:
- a CDS encoding MYG1 family protein — MKIPANGFTHAGKFHADDVFATALLQILRPDIKITRGFTVPDDFDGIVYDIGFGMFDHHQEPREYRANGVPYAAFGLLWRVLGPGLVGERQARLIDENFIQPLDLNDNTGEQNSLCDAIGFFNPVWDSKEDQDACFFQAVAVAKQILEHQIDAANAVNRADEKVQQAYRNSRDGIVVLPCYLPWKNGLYKTDALFVVYPSQRGGWSAQCVTDHKTKRSKLPFPQSWAGQPQEVIEQKSGIPGISFCHASRFLITAKDKDTAIAACRQVLRNNGRI; from the coding sequence ATGAAAATTCCTGCAAACGGCTTTACCCATGCCGGCAAGTTCCACGCCGACGATGTGTTTGCCACAGCGCTGCTGCAGATCCTGCGGCCGGACATCAAGATCACCCGCGGCTTTACCGTGCCCGATGACTTTGACGGCATCGTGTACGACATCGGCTTTGGCATGTTCGACCACCATCAGGAGCCGCGGGAGTACCGCGCCAACGGCGTGCCCTACGCGGCCTTCGGCCTGCTGTGGCGGGTGCTGGGCCCCGGCCTTGTGGGTGAGCGGCAGGCCCGGCTCATCGACGAGAACTTCATCCAGCCGCTGGATCTGAACGACAACACCGGCGAGCAGAACAGCCTGTGTGACGCCATCGGCTTCTTCAACCCCGTGTGGGACTCCAAGGAGGATCAGGACGCCTGCTTTTTCCAGGCTGTGGCGGTGGCAAAGCAGATCCTGGAACACCAGATCGACGCCGCCAACGCCGTGAACCGTGCCGACGAGAAGGTGCAGCAGGCCTACCGGAACTCCCGCGACGGCATCGTGGTGCTGCCCTGCTATCTGCCGTGGAAAAACGGCCTGTACAAGACCGACGCCCTGTTTGTGGTGTACCCCAGCCAGCGCGGCGGGTGGAGCGCCCAGTGCGTGACCGACCACAAGACCAAGCGCTCCAAGCTGCCCTTTCCCCAGAGCTGGGCCGGTCAGCCGCAGGAGGTCATCGAGCAGAAGAGCGGTATCCCCGGCATCAGCTTCTGCCACGCAAGCCGCTTCCTCATCACGGCCAAGGATAAGGATACCGCCATTGCCGCCTGCCGTCAGGTGCTGCGCAACAATGGCCGCATCTGA
- a CDS encoding carbamoylphosphate synthase large subunit, with amino-acid sequence MKNFIFISPNFPTNYWQFCRELKNDGMNVLGIGDQPYDELKPELKDSLNEYYKVNSLENYDEVYRAVAFLTFKHGRIDWLESNNEYWLERDAALRTDFHITSGFQTSDMPCIKYKSKMKEYYQKAGIATARYHMVDDLAGCKKFIAEVGYPVVVKPDNGVGASDTHKLASDAELEAFLAYKAKEHPDVAYIMEEFVRAEVNSYDAIIDASGNPIFEAGNVSPMSIMDIVNNDDNSIYYIIKDLPEDTRAAGRAAVKSFGVKSRFVHFEFFRMTEDQASMGKKGQIVALEVNMRPCGGFTPDMINFARSTNVYKIWADMIAFGGTDLPVGEHFYCAFAGRRDGKHFVYSHEQIMQKYQDNMRMVDRIPDALSGAMGNQMYVANFSTREGMEQFYSDVLAVTDDTNAAAQAELAQVLALGEPDAAPAAPAAKPTAAKPARKARK; translated from the coding sequence ATGAAGAATTTTATTTTTATCTCGCCGAACTTCCCCACCAACTACTGGCAGTTCTGCCGGGAGCTGAAGAACGACGGCATGAACGTGCTGGGCATCGGCGACCAGCCCTACGATGAGCTGAAGCCGGAGCTGAAGGACAGCCTGAACGAATACTACAAGGTGAACAGCCTGGAAAACTACGATGAGGTCTACCGCGCTGTGGCCTTCCTCACCTTCAAGCATGGCCGCATCGACTGGCTGGAGTCCAACAATGAATACTGGCTGGAGCGGGACGCTGCCCTGCGCACCGACTTCCACATCACTTCCGGCTTCCAGACCTCGGATATGCCTTGCATCAAGTACAAGAGCAAGATGAAGGAGTATTACCAGAAGGCCGGCATCGCCACCGCCCGCTATCACATGGTGGACGACCTGGCAGGCTGCAAGAAGTTCATTGCTGAGGTGGGCTACCCGGTGGTGGTCAAGCCGGACAACGGTGTGGGCGCTTCCGATACCCACAAGCTGGCCAGCGATGCCGAGCTGGAAGCCTTCCTGGCCTACAAGGCCAAAGAGCACCCGGATGTTGCCTACATCATGGAGGAGTTCGTCCGGGCCGAGGTGAACAGCTACGACGCCATCATCGACGCCAGCGGCAACCCCATCTTTGAGGCCGGCAATGTCAGCCCCATGTCCATCATGGATATCGTGAACAACGACGACAACTCCATCTACTACATCATCAAGGACCTGCCCGAGGACACCCGCGCCGCAGGCCGTGCCGCCGTCAAGAGCTTTGGGGTGAAGAGCCGCTTTGTCCACTTTGAGTTCTTCCGCATGACCGAGGATCAGGCCAGCATGGGCAAAAAGGGCCAGATCGTGGCACTGGAAGTCAACATGCGCCCCTGCGGCGGCTTTACCCCGGATATGATCAACTTTGCCCGCTCCACCAACGTGTACAAGATCTGGGCCGATATGATCGCCTTCGGCGGTACCGATCTGCCGGTGGGCGAGCACTTCTACTGTGCCTTTGCCGGCCGCCGCGACGGCAAACACTTTGTGTACAGCCACGAGCAGATCATGCAGAAGTATCAGGACAACATGCGCATGGTGGACCGCATCCCCGACGCACTGTCCGGTGCCATGGGCAACCAGATGTATGTGGCGAACTTCTCCACCCGCGAGGGTATGGAGCAGTTCTACTCGGACGTGCTGGCCGTGACCGACGACACCAACGCCGCCGCACAGGCCGAGCTGGCACAGGTGCTGGCTCTGGGTGAGCCCGACGCCGCCCCGGCTGCTCCTGCCGCAAAGCCCACCGCCGCCAAGCCCGCCCGCAAGGCACGCAAGTAA
- a CDS encoding alpha/beta hydrolase-fold protein, with product MEMQYFKDYSPALGRDMECKIYGHAGRPMLYIPCQDGRFFDFEDFHMADTLAPWIESGQIMVLSIDTLDKETWSDTNGDPYWRIRRYEQWLHYIVDEAVPKIRCLSQERNGWDDLPGVIAFGCSLGATHAVNLYLRRPDIFCGCLALSGIYTAHYGFGDYMDELVYQNSPVDYMRNFPTDHPYMELYRNQKAVICCGQGAWEQPDTTWYLKRIFEAKGIPVWVDLWGHDVKHDWDWWYKQVVYYMPYILGQQ from the coding sequence ATGGAAATGCAGTATTTCAAGGATTACAGCCCCGCCCTTGGCCGGGATATGGAGTGCAAGATCTACGGCCATGCCGGACGGCCCATGCTGTACATCCCCTGTCAGGACGGCCGGTTCTTTGACTTTGAGGACTTCCACATGGCCGACACCCTGGCCCCGTGGATCGAGTCCGGCCAGATCATGGTGCTTTCCATCGACACGCTGGACAAGGAGACCTGGTCCGACACCAACGGCGACCCCTACTGGCGCATCCGCCGCTATGAGCAGTGGCTGCACTACATCGTGGACGAGGCCGTGCCCAAGATCCGCTGCCTGTCCCAGGAGCGCAACGGCTGGGACGACCTGCCCGGCGTCATCGCCTTTGGCTGCAGTCTGGGCGCCACCCACGCAGTCAACCTGTATCTGCGCCGACCGGACATCTTCTGCGGCTGTCTGGCCCTGAGCGGCATCTACACCGCCCACTATGGCTTCGGCGACTACATGGACGAGCTGGTGTACCAGAACTCTCCCGTGGACTATATGCGGAACTTCCCCACCGACCACCCCTATATGGAGCTGTACCGGAACCAGAAGGCGGTCATCTGCTGCGGTCAGGGTGCCTGGGAGCAGCCGGACACCACCTGGTACCTCAAGCGCATCTTCGAGGCCAAGGGCATCCCCGTGTGGGTGGACCTGTGGGGCCACGACGTCAAGCACGACTGGGACTGGTGGTATAAACAGGTCGTGTATTACATGCCGTATATCCTGGGACAGCAGTAA
- a CDS encoding alpha/beta hydrolase-fold protein, translating to MIKKWSVSYPAVNGTEQRRAYVYLPTMYEAEPDRRFPVLYMFDGQNVFFDEDATYGKSWGVADYLDYTDTPLIVAAVECNAGPNNERLVEYSPYRFDDPTYGHFDGKGQATMSWYIHQFKPFIDRSFRTLPDREHTFIGGSSMGGLMSLYALLQYNDTFSRAAALSPSIWVAPDKLAGLVGRAKLEPGTVLYMDYGSREMGNHDGMRCGFAEMCSKVLTRGIHLTSRIVPGGTHSEASWEKQLPFVFHTLMYELEEA from the coding sequence ATGATCAAAAAATGGAGCGTGAGCTACCCGGCCGTCAACGGCACCGAGCAGCGCAGAGCGTACGTTTATCTGCCCACCATGTACGAGGCCGAGCCGGACCGCCGGTTCCCGGTGCTGTACATGTTCGACGGCCAGAACGTGTTTTTTGACGAGGATGCCACCTACGGCAAGAGCTGGGGCGTGGCCGATTATCTGGACTACACCGACACGCCGCTGATCGTGGCGGCGGTGGAGTGCAACGCAGGCCCCAACAATGAGCGTCTGGTGGAGTATTCGCCCTACCGGTTCGACGACCCCACCTACGGCCACTTCGACGGCAAGGGTCAGGCCACCATGAGCTGGTACATCCACCAGTTCAAACCCTTCATCGACCGCAGCTTCCGCACCCTGCCCGACCGGGAGCACACCTTCATCGGCGGCAGCAGCATGGGCGGCCTGATGAGCCTGTACGCCCTGCTGCAGTACAACGACACCTTCAGCCGGGCGGCGGCCCTGTCGCCCTCCATCTGGGTGGCCCCGGACAAGCTGGCGGGCCTTGTGGGCCGGGCAAAGCTGGAGCCGGGCACCGTGCTGTACATGGATTACGGCTCCCGCGAGATGGGCAACCACGACGGCATGCGCTGCGGCTTTGCGGAGATGTGCAGCAAGGTGCTCACCCGCGGCATCCACCTCACCAGCCGCATCGTGCCCGGCGGCACCCACAGCGAAGCCAGCTGGGAAAAGCAGCTGCCCTTCGTGTTCCATACGCTGATGTACGAGCTGGAGGAAGCGTAA